GTGTCGAGACCCACGAAGCGAAGATGGTCGCCGGGGCGGACGGGCCGCGCTCGAAAGTCCGCAGCGAGGTCGGCCTGCCCGAACCCGACGAACTGCTCCACGGTGTCCTGGGCTTCGACGAGACGCCCGACGACCAGGACTTCGTGGACGTCCATCTGACTGTGCCGGGATTCTTCGCGTGGCGCATCCCCCGCGGCGAGGCGGGCGTCGAGTACGGACTCGCGGCCCGACCCGGAACCGAGGTCCGCGAGTGGTTCGACACCTTCACCGAGAGCTACGACGCCGACACCACCAATCGCTGCTCGGGGCTCATCCCGATCGGCCCGCCCGACACTGTGACCTCGCGGCGGGCGTTCCTGCTGGGCGACGCCGCGGGCCAGACCAAGCCGTTCACCGGCGGGGGCATTCGCTACGGCATGTTCGCGGCCGATCACGCCGTCGAGACGATCGATCCCCGAAATCCGATGACACTCGACGACTACGAGACGGCCTGGCGTGACGATCTGGGTCGGGAGATCAAGCTCGGATCGTGGGTCCGGCGCTGTTACTCGCTGCCTCGCGGCGTCCAACGTGTGGGACTGTCGCTGTTTTCGGGCAAGATCGGCGTCCACATGGACAAGCCCTCGACGCTCTTCTCGCGCGAACAGCTGAAGGCGATGTTCTCGCGATCCTGAGCGGGCACTGCTGATCTACTTCGGCCACAGGTCCTGCCACGGCTACCGTAGCGGACCAGCGGCTGTCGACCGATCGACCAACTCCCGAAGGCTGGAGATTTCGACGGTCGGTTCGACGGAGAGGTCGACGTCCGCGACGTGCTCACGGCGGAGAAACGCCGAATCGATCCCGGCCGCGTGGGCAGCCACGACGTCTTTCTCGGAATCGCCGACGTACAGCGCCTCCTCGACGCCGAGGTCGGCCAGCGCGCGCTCGATGTAGTCCGGTTCGGGCTTTCGCCGTGCCGCGCCAGTGAGCGTCGGTTGTCGGCCGTAGGCCGTCTCGAACGCGGGCAGATCGTGGTAGGCGAGCAGGAACTCGATCGTCGCGTGCTGGTTGTTGCTGACCACGCCCAGCGGCACGTCGAGCTCGTCGAGCACAACCACGTCGTCGTACACCGGCTTCCCGCCCTCGCGGACGTGGGCCTGCTGGGCGAGACTCGCGGTCAACTCCCGGTGGTGCCAGAGCGCCTCCGGATCGATCCCGTGCTCTTCGGCCGCCTCGACCGGGACGGCGTCCTTCTCGACCGTCCGACGCGCGAGCGAGCGGTCGATGTCAACGTCGAACGCCCGGAAAGACTCGACGACGGCGTCGACGAGGACCGCGCGGTCGGTCGGTTCGACCAGCACGCCGTCGTTGTCGAAGACGACGGCCTCGTAGCGATCAATCACCCGCCGACACCCCCCGATTCGAGCGGCGCGACGTCTGCACCGATACTCCTCGCCACGTCCGAGACGGATTTCATCTCGAAGACGAAGTAGCTCGCCGGGACCGACTCGACGACGGACTCGTAGCCGGGGAACGGCTCGTGCTGGTCGGCAGTGGCGTCGTTGTCGTGGAGGTGGACGACCTCGATCCGGTCGCCGAACCGCTCGGCGAAGTCGCGCCAGTCGACGCCGTTGACCTTCGCGTGGCCGACGTCGAGCGTGATCTTCAGAACCTCGGGGGAAGCGTTGACGGAATCGAGCATCGCCGCGAGGTCGTCGGGCGTTGTGGTGTGGCGCTCGTCGCTGTCGCTCTCGGGCTGATTTTCGAGACACAACGGGACGCCGACGTCGGCCGCGTGGTCGGCACACGCCTGCAGCGACTGGCGAGCGTTCTCGCGGGCCGTCTCGCGGACCCACTCGGGGTACCGCCGCGGGACAGCCCCGCCGTGGACCACGACCGCGCCCGCCTCGGCAATGGCGGCGTCGGTCAGCGTCTGTGTGACCATCCCCACTGACGCCCGACGGACCGACTCGTTGAAGCTGCCGAGATTCCAGTCTCGAAAGGGTGCGTGCAGCGTGAGCGAGCAGTCGAAGGCCTCGCTGAGCCGACGCAGTTCGGCAGGCGTGGGCGTCTCGGGATGGCCCGCCAGATACTCGGCCTTCAGTTCGACGTGGTCCAGTCCCCACTGCTGGCACTGCTCGGCGAACTCCCCAACGGTGTCGGCAAAGCGGACGTCCATCGCCGCGCCGAGGTGCTGGTCCGGGTCGAGCGCTTCCGCGGGCGCGTCGGTCACCGCGCCCCCTCCCGGTAGACCTCCTCGCCGGCGACGAACGCGCGCTCGACCGTCGGCGTCGGCTCTCGATCCACGACGAGCAGGTCCGCACGAGCGCCCTCGTCGATCCGGCCGCGATCGGCGAGTCCGACCGCTTCTGCAGGGTTGAGCGTCACCCGAGCCACGCGTTCGTGCAGCGGTTCGCCCGTGTCGACGAACGGCGCAGCAAGCAGCGACGGCGGGTGATAGTCCGCACAGAGGACGTCCACGACGTCTGCCGCGATGGCCTCGGCAGTGCCCAGATTACCCCACTGGCTTCCCCCGCGGACGAGGTTCGGCGCGCCCATCGCCGTGGTCATCCCCAGTTCCGTGGCGCGTTCCGCCGCCGCCAGCGTCACGGGATACTCGCTGATCTCGATTCCCCGGTCATGGAGGCGTTCGACTTCGAGAGCCGTCTCGTCGTCGTGCGACGCCAGCGCGACACCCGCCTCCCGTGCCCGTTCGACGATCGTCGCGATCCGGTCGTTCAGCGTCTCCTGGTCGACGCTGGTCCGCTGGGCGATCAACTCGTCGACGCGCTCCTCGCTGATGTCGCGGTTGTCCAGATACCACTGCTTGAACGCCTCCGGGCTGCCGAACTGCCCCTTCCCGGGGATGTGGGCCATCACCGAGGCGAGTTTCACCGCCGGCATCTCCAGAATGCCTTCGACGGCATCGACGCAGTCAGGGTCGGTCAACTCACAGCGGGCGTGGACGTGGTGGTCGGCCAGGAGGTGGTCGGCCTCGTGGATCGACTCGACCATCTCGATGGCGATCTCGGCCGAGCGGTGGTCGTCCGGTGCGTCCTGGAAGGCGATCGCGTGGAACTTCGTCGTCACGCCCGCAGAGAGATTGGTTCGATCCACAGTCCGGAAGGCGATGTCCTCGTCGACGGGTGACCCTCGCGGAAAGCGGTGGCGCTCGATGTCGTCGCCATGGATGTCGATCAGTCCCGGGATGAGAAGCTTCCCGCTGGCGTCGACGGTCCGGTCGGCCCGCTGGCCGCTCGCCGGATCAGACTCGACCGCAACGATCCGGTCACCCTCGATCAGAATACTTCCTTCGAAGGAATTGATTGGTGTGACGACCGTCGCGTTCTCGACGAGGGTCCGTTCGACCTCGATCGGATCGACCTCGGGGTGGCTCATGCCGTCACCTCCTCGCGGTAGGCCGAACAGTCGAGGACGCGCTGGACGCGGGCGTCGTCCATCTCGACGACGCGGTCGGCGATCCGCTCGACGACGTCGCGGTTGTGGAAGACGCCGACGAC
The Halapricum salinum genome window above contains:
- a CDS encoding geranylgeranyl reductase family protein produces the protein MRDFVVVGAGPAGSRFARRAAEAGYDVLAFEAGSVGEPLACSGHVSTDIWDFTPEGAREALLQNEIYGARFRLGGPESKPYKFYKDTTISHVIDRVGLDRWLADAARDAGADLRENHTVTGVEEHPDHVAVTVRGPEGVETHEAKMVAGADGPRSKVRSEVGLPEPDELLHGVLGFDETPDDQDFVDVHLTVPGFFAWRIPRGEAGVEYGLAARPGTEVREWFDTFTESYDADTTNRCSGLIPIGPPDTVTSRRAFLLGDAAGQTKPFTGGGIRYGMFAADHAVETIDPRNPMTLDDYETAWRDDLGREIKLGSWVRRCYSLPRGVQRVGLSLFSGKIGVHMDKPSTLFSREQLKAMFSRS
- a CDS encoding HAD family hydrolase; its protein translation is MIDRYEAVVFDNDGVLVEPTDRAVLVDAVVESFRAFDVDIDRSLARRTVEKDAVPVEAAEEHGIDPEALWHHRELTASLAQQAHVREGGKPVYDDVVVLDELDVPLGVVSNNQHATIEFLLAYHDLPAFETAYGRQPTLTGAARRKPEPDYIERALADLGVEEALYVGDSEKDVVAAHAAGIDSAFLRREHVADVDLSVEPTVEISSLRELVDRSTAAGPLR
- a CDS encoding sugar phosphate isomerase/epimerase family protein translates to MTDAPAEALDPDQHLGAAMDVRFADTVGEFAEQCQQWGLDHVELKAEYLAGHPETPTPAELRRLSEAFDCSLTLHAPFRDWNLGSFNESVRRASVGMVTQTLTDAAIAEAGAVVVHGGAVPRRYPEWVRETARENARQSLQACADHAADVGVPLCLENQPESDSDERHTTTPDDLAAMLDSVNASPEVLKITLDVGHAKVNGVDWRDFAERFGDRIEVVHLHDNDATADQHEPFPGYESVVESVPASYFVFEMKSVSDVARSIGADVAPLESGGVGG
- a CDS encoding alpha-D-ribose 1-methylphosphonate 5-triphosphate diphosphatase — protein: MSHPEVDPIEVERTLVENATVVTPINSFEGSILIEGDRIVAVESDPASGQRADRTVDASGKLLIPGLIDIHGDDIERHRFPRGSPVDEDIAFRTVDRTNLSAGVTTKFHAIAFQDAPDDHRSAEIAIEMVESIHEADHLLADHHVHARCELTDPDCVDAVEGILEMPAVKLASVMAHIPGKGQFGSPEAFKQWYLDNRDISEERVDELIAQRTSVDQETLNDRIATIVERAREAGVALASHDDETALEVERLHDRGIEISEYPVTLAAAERATELGMTTAMGAPNLVRGGSQWGNLGTAEAIAADVVDVLCADYHPPSLLAAPFVDTGEPLHERVARVTLNPAEAVGLADRGRIDEGARADLLVVDREPTPTVERAFVAGEEVYREGAR